The stretch of DNA CGGCCGCGTCGAGATCACTGCCGAGGACCTGCAGAAGGGCTTCGAGGCCAACTACGGCGAGAAGGTCCGTTGCCGGGCGATCGTGCTGGGCAGCCTCCGCCGCGCCCAAGAGGTGTGGGACAAGGCCCGCCAGAACCCGACCGCGGAGTTCTTCGGCGACCTGGCCGAGGAGTACTCGATCGAGCCCTCCAGCCGCAGCCTGCGTGGCGAGGTGCCGCCGATCCGCAAGTACAGCGGCCAGCCCCAGCTCGAAGAGGCCGCGTTCGCCCTGGCGGACGGTCAGCTCTCGGGCATCATTCAGGTGGCCGACAAGTTCCTCATCCTCCGCAGCGAAGGACGCACCGAGTCGATCGGCGTGACGATGGCCGAGGTGCAGAGCGAGCTGCAGCGCGACATCCTCGAGAAGAAGATGCGACTGGCGATGAGCGAAGAGTTCGAGCGTCTCCGCAGCGGCGCCCGGATCGACAACTACCTCGCCGGCACCACGCAAGCGCCCGCCAAGAAGAGCGACACGAAGCAAGCCGCCCGCGTCAAGGACGGCAACGTGCGTCCCACCGCGGCGCTCCGCTGAGCGAGCGATTGTTGATTTCGACAAGAACGAAGCCCCGCGGCGCGCGAGCGCCGCGGGGCTTTTTGCTTTGCAAACGATGAATGCACCACGGATGACACGGAGGGGATAGGGGCGCGTTGTATCGATGTCACCCGCAGTTCTACTTTTCAACCTCGACTATTGGTGGGTTGGCGAATCGTTGCGCGGAATCCTTGGGCGGTCCGCATAGCGGACCCTCCTATCGGATCTCGCTTTGGGGGCCGATCGTGCCTTCGATTTGGCGGCGTCTTGCGCGGCCTTGCATCTCGATGGCGATGTCGCGTTGCTCGGTCGTCAGCAAGCGGTGGTCGAGCGCGACGAGCGTGTCGATCGCTAGTTGCGGTTCATCGACTTTCTTGACCGCGACCTGCGCGAGCGTCAGGCGGAGGTTGTTGACGCGTTGTTGGAGCTGCTCGATGAGGTCCACAAGGAGCGGCGTCGCTTCGTCGTAACGCTTGTCGCCGCGGAGGAAGTCGACCAGCGGCTGCAATCGCTGGGGGTCGATCCGCCAGCCCTCGCCCGCGGCGGTCATCTGTCGATGGAGGGCGAGGGCCGGGTCGTAGGCGCCGAGATCGATGTAGCGGTCGAACTGTCGCTTGGCTTCGGTGAGCCGGCGGCGGCGGGCGTCGGCGGGCGATTCGACCGGCGTCTGAGGGCGGGGAGCGTGCGAGCCGTTGACGGCCGGCGCCGGCTGGCCGGGGGCGTGGGGAGCGGGATCGGTCACGATTCGTAACTGGCGGAGGCGTTTCGGCGGGGGGAACAGTCGCACTCGGGTGGGGGCGTGGGCGCATCCCGGCGGTTCACCAGCCCCCGTCATCTAATTCGACCACACCCTCCGATTGCATTGCACGGGCGGCTTTCAAAACTCCTTTGGCGGCGGACCGTTGTTTGTCGGTCAACCGTTCGGCGTTGACGTTTGCGAGGAGTTCAAGGGCCCGGCCGGGGCGTTCGAGCTTCGTCACGCAGACGTGGGCGAGCGTCACTCGCAAGGGGTCGGCCGCCTGCGGCGCCGCTTCGATCAGTTCGGACAGGATCGGGGCCAGCTCCCGCCAATGCCCGGCGGCTTGGAGGCCCTTGGCGATCTGGTGCAGCGCGGCGGGCTCCAGCCGTAGACCGCCGCCCCGCAACTTCTGGTAGAGCGTCGCGGCGGCGACAGGGTTGCTGGCCTGCAGGTAGACGCCGATCTGCTGGCGGGCGGCCTGGAGCGAATCGCTCTGCCGCTTGGCGTCCTTGGCGGCTCGCTCGGCGGCGGCGGCCTCTTGGGCGGCATTCTCCTTGGCGATCGCGGCCTTGGATTTCGCCTTGGTCTTCGGCTTGTCGTCGCCAAAGTAGCGGCTGAAAAAGTCCCAGCCCTCGCAATCGACAACGCCGCGTTTGAGGAGGAACACCCCCAACGGCAGGCCAACCACGGCTCCCATGAGGTGCAGTACGCCGCTGGTGATGCCCTGCCCCAATAGCCCCGTCCATAACCCTGCGATTGCCAGGTCGAGGCCGACGTAGAGGGCCGCGACGCCGAGGATCGGGATGTCGGTGACTCCCATGTAGAAGGCGATCCAGTAGAAGAACTGGATCGAGTTCTCGGGCGCCCAGACCGCCGCGATCGCCATCAGGCCGTAGATCGCCGACGACGCGCCGAGTGAGCCGCCTCCTGTGGCGCCGAGCATCACGGCCTGCTCCAGGGCGGACTGGGCCGTCGCCGTCAGCAGGTAGATCGGCAGGAACTTCGCCGGGCCGAGCTTTCCCTCGACCACCAGACCGAACACCCACAAGAAGATCATGTTCCCGATCAGGTGCCCCCAACCCGCGTGCATGAACGGGGACAGGATCCACTGCTCGGGGTGCAGCCCCTGGCCGTACTGGAGTATCCAGGGGTCTAGGGACAGCTGGCCGATGTCCACCGCCAAGAACGCCAGCACGTTGGCGATGATCAGCCCAACCGTGGCGTAGGGCCAGTAGTAGACGGGGGCGTCGGTGCTGAACGGGAAGAACAAGGGAAGCGACCGACTGAGAGTGTTAGCGTTAAGAATGACCAATGACCAAGCCCCAATGACCAAGGGAGGGGGCAGGAGTCAGGGGTCAGGCTTGCAGGAAAAGGCAAGGGCGGAAGCTCCCCCATTGGTCATTGGGGCTTGGTCATTGGTCATTTAGCTTTTCTTTCAGGGCTCAGCCCGCAGGCCCGGACCGAGTATATTCCAAGGACCGGCCCGCCGCGCGAACCGACCGCCCCGCGGAGGTCTCCTGTGGGACCGGCACTTCCTATCAGTCCCTTCGCCCGCCGCTTGATGATGCCCAGCGACGACCCCAATACGCTCCGCGACGAGTCCGTCGACCCCCCCTTCGAGATCCGTGTCGCCGACCGCGTGACGCGGCTGCCGCCGTACCTGTTCGGCCGCATCAACAAGATGATCTACGACAAACGCGTCGCCGGGGACGACGTGATCGAGCTGGGCATGGGCAACCCCAGCGACCCACCCGAGACCGAGGTCATCGAGAAACTCGTCGAAGCGGCCCGCGACACCCGCAACCACCGCTACAGCAAGAACATCGGCATCGCCAACCTCCGCCGCGAGGTCGCCAGCAAGTACTTCAAAAAGTACGGCGTGCGGCTCGACCCCGACCAAGAGGTCATCACCTGCCTGGGATCGAAGGAAGGCTTCAGCCACATGATCCTGTCGCTGATGGGCCCCGGCGACACAGCGATGGTCCCGACGCCCTACTTCCCCGTGCACGTCTACGCCGTCGCGCTGGCCGGGGCGAACGTCATCCAGCTGCCGGTCACCAACTCCGATAAGTTCCTGTCGGCGATCGCCCACACGTGCGAGACACTCTACCCGAAGCCCAAGCTGCTGCTCTTGTGCTACCCGCACAACCCGTCGAGCGTGACGGTCGAGCAGCCTTTCTTTGACGAGGTGGTGAAGCTCGCGAAGAAGTACAACGTGATGGTCATTAGCGACTTCGCCTACGCCGACGTCGCCTACGACGGCTACAAGCCGCCAAGCTTCCTGGCTTCGCCCGGGGCGATCGACGTGGGCGTCGAGTTCACCACCATGTCGAAGGGCTACAACATGGCCGGCTGGCGCGTCGGCTTCTGCGCCGGCAACCGCCAGATGGTCAACGCGCTGGCGACGATCAAGGGCTACTACGACTACGGCATGTTCCAGGCGATCCAGATCGCGGCGATCGTCGCCCTCCGCGACACGCAGGCCGCCGTCGAGAAGCAGTCGTTGATCTATCAGGGCCGCCGTGACGCGCTCTGCGACGGACTCGTGCGGCTCGGCTGGGCCGACGCCCGGCCCAAGGCGGGCATGTTCGTCTGGCAGCCAATCCCCGAGCCGTGGAAGAGCCGCATGAGCACGATGGACTTCGCCATGCTGCTCTTGGACAAGGGGAACGTCGCGGTCAGCCCCGGCAGCGGCTTCGGCCCTGCGGGCGAGGGCTACCTGCGCATGAGCCTCGTGGAGAACGAAGAACGCCTCCGCCAAGCCGTGCGCCAGATCAAGGCGTGTCTCAAGGAAGCCGAGGCGGACTTCACGGGGAAGCCGGCTGTGGTGGCGAACGTGTAAAGAAATGGCGAGCCGGCGACGTTAGTCGTCGGTGGGAAGCGGATACTCGGGTTCCACCGACGACTAACGTCGCCGGCTCGCCGTCACATTTGTGGCGTGACATCGACCGGGGGGTTTCGGCCCGTAAAGGCAGCCGACTCCTCCAGCTTCTGTGAGATCCCCATGAATCGCCTCCGCCGCTACGCGCTCGCCGCCCTTGCAGCTCTCGCCACCGCCACCCCGGGCTTCGCTGCGGAATACCGTTTCGACATCACGGATGCCGTGGGGCCCTTGGGAGTTTGCTTCGGCGATTGTGGTTTTGATTTGGGGATGCAGTTTTCGCGGATCGACTCGGCGGACTTGCTGATTCGTGGCGTCTTCGAGCCGGGCGTCATCAACAGTTACGGCGATGAAAATGGAGCCGAGTTGCCATTCGACCAGCTCTACTGGACTATCAAACTCGGTGACGCCGCCTTCCAAGACAACGTGGGTAATAGCAAAAGCTTCGCTGGGGTGGACGGGGAGTTCGAGTCTCTCGTCGGCCTTGGAAGTATTCCCATTCTGGACTCGCCTTGGCTGTTCCTCGTAAACGGACCTGCACAGTTCCCTGTCGATCCAGCTGACCTTGCTTTCCTGCACGATGGAGAGGGGCATATTTACTCCTACACAATTTCTGGGTGGGTTGATGCCATGCTGGTAACCCCCGTTGTCCACTTCGACCAGATCACCCTCATCCTCAACGGCGTCGCCGTGCCCGAGCCGAGCGCCTTGGCGATGGGCTCGCTCTTGCTCCTCGCTTCCGCCGGCCGGCGACCTTGCCGGGCGTTCCTTCGCTGACGCGCCGCGCGTGTTTATTGAGCCCTCTGCCGAGCGACGCCCGAAGTAAGCCAGGAAGCCGTGAGGGCTTGCAATCGGTTCGCCGGCTTCCGGCGAATCACGCTCGACGAGCGAGGGACGGTGTCCGGCCGTCCGGCCTTGTCGGGTGAGCGAACACCCGTGGTCGCCCGCGCGTCAAACCGGCCGCTGCCCCGCCAGACCGGACCCCCTCCGACTGGTTTGGCACGCCGGTTGCAAACCCTCACGACGACACCGCCCCGACGTCAAGCTCTGTCGGCGTCACGCCTGTTGTGGTGGGCCTCGGGGTGGCGGAGTGTGACGGTTAGGACGACCGCGCTTTCCCGACGAGGACCGGGACGGTCGTTACAACCGCGCAAGCCAGCCACGCAACACCAACCACAGGAAACGATTCATGATTGCTCCCGCCGCTATCGTCGCGTTCGTCTCGTTCGCCGCCTACGTGCTGCTTGGTAACTTTGTCACCGGCCGCCTGTAAGAACTGCTGCTACGCTGCAACGGCCGCTGCGGTTTCGCAACGCCGTTGAACCCCCACCGCCGCCACAACCGCAACCGCCTTTCTCCGCTTTGGAGAGGCGGTTGCGGTTTTTTGTAGGGGCCGCGAGTCGAGGAAAGTGGGGAACCGCGAATCCGCGCGAATTGTCGCGAATCATTGAAGGTCCGCGAATCCTCTCGATTAGGAACCGGACGCTAAGACGTGCCGGCCGATTCCCGGTTGCGGCGACTCATCAGCCGCGGGGCTTTAGCCCCCGATTCTTGCCAATCGGTTGGCTTCCCTTCTTGTAATTCGGGGGCGCGCGTTTGCGTTTCTTACACGCGCTACCCTTCCCTGGCGCCCTCCGGTCGCTGACGCGCCGGCTCACCGAAAAAAATCTTGACTTGCCCACGTGACCACTGTTACACTTGTGTAATCACTTGTCCGCGGTAAGGATTCTCGCCGTGCTGCTCCGTATCGAAAAAGGCTCGAGCGTCCCCATCTCGCGGCAGATCGCCGAACAGATCGCCTCGCTCTGCGCGGCCGGCAAGCTCAAGCCCGGCGACCGGCTCCCCTCGGTGCGTGAGCTGGCCCGCGACCTTGCCGTCAACCAGAACACGATCCTCCGCGTCTACGAACGCCTCACCGGCGAGGGCCTCCTCGACCGCCGCCACGGCCAAGGGACGTTCGTCTCGGACACCGCGCCACGCCGCGCGACCGCCGTCCACCGCAAACGCCTCATCGAAGAACTGCGCCAAGTCAGCCGCCAAGCCCTCGGCCTCGGCCTCACGCGCGACGAAGTCCACGAGCTGCTCTCTAGCGCGCTTGACCAACTCGGCGCGGAGACTCGCGAGGAGATAGCGCCGTGATTGTTGAAAGCCCCAATGACCAAATCCCAATGACCGATGCGACCGGAGCGGCAGCTCCTCATTGGTCATTGGGGCTTGGTCATTGCTCATTCACTCCCCGTCCCCGCTTCCTCATCGGGTTCACGCCATGACCCAACCCGCTATCGAGCTCCGCGGCGTCGCTAAGTCGTTCGGCAAGAACCTCGTGCTGCGCGACGTGTCGCTTGCGGTGGAGCCGGGGAAGACGTTTGCTTTCCTGGGCCGCAATGGCGAGGGGAAGACGACGACCATCCGCATGCTGCTCGGCCTGACGAAGCCCGACGTCGGCTTGATCCGTGTCAACGGCATCGACCCGATGGCGTCGCCGCTCGAGCTGCGGGATCACGTCGGCTATCTCGCCGAGGACCAGACCATGTACGGCTGGATGCGGGTCGATGAGATCGTCCGCTTCGTCGCGCCGTTCTACACGAAGTGGGACCACGAACTCGCGCGAAAGTATCTTGAAGAGTTCGACCTGCCCCTCCGCACGAAGATAAAACATCTGTCGAAGGGGCAGACGGTGCGGCTCGGCCTGGTGCTCGCGCTGGCGCACCGGCCGGAGGTGGTGATCCTTGACGATCCGGCGCTAGGGCTGGACCCGATCATGCGCAAGCAGTTCAACCGCGACCTGATCACGCACCTGCAAGGCGAAGGCCGCACGGTTTTTTATAGCTCGCACCTGCTGTACGAAGTCGAGCCCGTCGCCGACGAGGTGGCGATCCTCGACGGCGGCCGCATCGTGCGCCGCGCCGAGACCGAAGAGCTGCGCGACGACGTGAAGCAGTTCTTCGTCGCGCCGCGATACGAGCCGCTGGTCGAACGCTTCGGCGAAATCCTCGACCGCCGCGTCGATAGCGAGGAGCTGGCGATCACCACCGCCCGCGCCGAAGCGGTCGCCGAAGCCCTCCGCCGCGAGGGCGTCACGCCGCAAGCGATGGACCTCAGCCTCGATGAAATTTTCGAAGCGTACGTCGCCGGCCAGCGCGGCAAGACAGCGCCGCCGCCGATCGCCGAAGACCCCCAAGAACTAGCCGACGCCTCGTAGGGTCCGCTGTGCGGACAGCAACAAATGTGGGAGGGGTCTCCAGACCCCGATTACGGTATCCATTCCGAAACGGCAGGGTACGCGTAATCGGCGTCTGGAGACGCCTCCCACAAACAGACGCCACTAAACCTTTAAGCAATCACCACTCCCAAACCTTTCACCACGGTCCGCACAGCGGACCCGACAACCATGAACGGCGCGATCTGGCGAAGCCTGCTGTGGAAGGAATGGCGCGAGCACCGGTGGAAGCTGGCGGCGCTGGTGGTGGTCGTGCTTGGCTTGCATGCTTGGGTATTGGATGCGACTAGGCCCGGACCTGCTCACTACGCGAACGCCTTCTGGGCGACGTTGTTTATCGTTGTGCCGATCGGGAGCGCCTTTGTCGCGATAGGTCTGGCGGCTGGTGAGCAGTCGCAACGAACGGCGTCTTTCATGAGGTCATCGCCGGTTGATCTCCGTGGGCTTGCTATTGTCAAGTTACTAGTCGGCGTGGCTACGATTGCGGCAATAATAATGCTAGCCGCAGTGCTCACGCGCGCTTTAGTCGCGGCAGCGGACGCGTATAGCTGGCAGTCCGACGCCAGCTCATTGGAATCGCTGGATTCCTTAAGACATCTCTACGAAACCGGCGGCTGGTTCTTAACCGCTCTGCTCATCGGCGTCTCGGTCAGCATCAGCCTGATACTCTGGATGGCCGCACCAGCGGTGAACAGCAAGAGCGAGGTGCGTGCAGGAGCAATCGGGCTGATCGTTGTCGTTGCGTGCTGGACGCTCTTAGCCTGGGGGGTGTACTTCGTGAATAGAGACGCGGCCCCAAGTTCTGATCAAAGAGTCGTCATAGCGCATCTCGCTGCGATGATGCCGGGCGGCATTTGGGTAGCGCTGATCTCGCTAGACGGCCTCGCCGGCCAGTCGTACTTGCTCTTTCCGTATCTAGCGACGCACGTCCCGCTCGCTTGCTGGTACATCACTCACTTTGGTCACACCGGCGACCGCGAGCGATCGCGGCTTAGCGATGCCGATCCTTTGGTAGCTGCCGCTCCCGTATGGCTTGGGCCGGCACGACGATCGCCCCTGACGGCGTTGTTGTGGAAACACACCCGCGAGTGCGCGCCAATCGTGCTCGCCGGCGCGATTGGGGCTCTGGGGTTAGCGGTCACCACCATTTGCGTGCAGTATAGCCAGAGCAGCACGATCGATTTAATGGACATTACCAGCGAATCCGTACTCGTAGCCTTCATCACGCTCGGATGCTGTGCCGGACTGGTGTGTGGCGCCGGTGTTCTTACCAGCGAGCTCGAGCCGCGCCTGTTAACTTTCTGGCGAACACGGCCGATCCCGATCGACCTCTGGTTTGCCATCGCGTTCCTTGGTGGATTGGCGTTGCTCGTCGGCGTCTTCGGCGTGCCGGTCGCTGTCGCTTATCAATTCACCATGCCCGAGGACCGTCAGAATGA from Botrimarina mediterranea encodes:
- a CDS encoding rhomboid family intramembrane serine protease, with product MFFPFSTDAPVYYWPYATVGLIIANVLAFLAVDIGQLSLDPWILQYGQGLHPEQWILSPFMHAGWGHLIGNMIFLWVFGLVVEGKLGPAKFLPIYLLTATAQSALEQAVMLGATGGGSLGASSAIYGLMAIAAVWAPENSIQFFYWIAFYMGVTDIPILGVAALYVGLDLAIAGLWTGLLGQGITSGVLHLMGAVVGLPLGVFLLKRGVVDCEGWDFFSRYFGDDKPKTKAKSKAAIAKENAAQEAAAAERAAKDAKRQSDSLQAARQQIGVYLQASNPVAAATLYQKLRGGGLRLEPAALHQIAKGLQAAGHWRELAPILSELIEAAPQAADPLRVTLAHVCVTKLERPGRALELLANVNAERLTDKQRSAAKGVLKAARAMQSEGVVELDDGGW
- a CDS encoding aminotransferase class I/II-fold pyridoxal phosphate-dependent enzyme; protein product: MMPSDDPNTLRDESVDPPFEIRVADRVTRLPPYLFGRINKMIYDKRVAGDDVIELGMGNPSDPPETEVIEKLVEAARDTRNHRYSKNIGIANLRREVASKYFKKYGVRLDPDQEVITCLGSKEGFSHMILSLMGPGDTAMVPTPYFPVHVYAVALAGANVIQLPVTNSDKFLSAIAHTCETLYPKPKLLLLCYPHNPSSVTVEQPFFDEVVKLAKKYNVMVISDFAYADVAYDGYKPPSFLASPGAIDVGVEFTTMSKGYNMAGWRVGFCAGNRQMVNALATIKGYYDYGMFQAIQIAAIVALRDTQAAVEKQSLIYQGRRDALCDGLVRLGWADARPKAGMFVWQPIPEPWKSRMSTMDFAMLLLDKGNVAVSPGSGFGPAGEGYLRMSLVENEERLRQAVRQIKACLKEAEADFTGKPAVVANV
- a CDS encoding GntR family transcriptional regulator, whose amino-acid sequence is MLLRIEKGSSVPISRQIAEQIASLCAAGKLKPGDRLPSVRELARDLAVNQNTILRVYERLTGEGLLDRRHGQGTFVSDTAPRRATAVHRKRLIEELRQVSRQALGLGLTRDEVHELLSSALDQLGAETREEIAP
- a CDS encoding ABC transporter ATP-binding protein, which produces MTQPAIELRGVAKSFGKNLVLRDVSLAVEPGKTFAFLGRNGEGKTTTIRMLLGLTKPDVGLIRVNGIDPMASPLELRDHVGYLAEDQTMYGWMRVDEIVRFVAPFYTKWDHELARKYLEEFDLPLRTKIKHLSKGQTVRLGLVLALAHRPEVVILDDPALGLDPIMRKQFNRDLITHLQGEGRTVFYSSHLLYEVEPVADEVAILDGGRIVRRAETEELRDDVKQFFVAPRYEPLVERFGEILDRRVDSEELAITTARAEAVAEALRREGVTPQAMDLSLDEIFEAYVAGQRGKTAPPPIAEDPQELADAS